From the genome of Natrinema marinum:
ACTATCGCGAACAACTGGACGACGATCCTTCCGGCAGCCGCCGCACAGGCCTTCTTCACGCTCTCGCTCGGGATGGGCGTGATGATTACGTACGCGTCCTACCTCGGCGAGGATCGGAACCTCGCGGAAGACGCCGGCATCATCGCCGCGCTCGACACCTTCATCGCCTTCACCGCCGGCCTGATCGCCTTCCCGGTCCTGTTCGCCGCGGGAATCGAGCCCGGCGCGTCCGGTCCGTCGCTGATCTTCGTCAGTCTCGCCTCGGCGTTCGGCGGCCTCCCGCTCGGCGGCATTCTGGGCGCGATTTTCTTCGCCACCGTCGCGATCGCCGCCCTCTCGAGCGCGATCAGCATCATGGAGGTCGTCGTCGCCTACCTGATCGACGAACGGGGCGTCGGCCGCGTTCCCGCGACGGCCGCGCTGGGCACGGCCATGTTCCTCGTCGGCGTTCCGGCGGCGCTCGACCTCGTCTTCATCAGCCTCTACGACGGCTTCGCGAACAGCATCCTGCTGATGCTCGGCGGCCTCCTGCTATCGATCTTCGTCGGCTGGGTCGTCCCGGATCTCGCACTCGAGGAGATCGGCAAGGGGATCAAAGACGTCGGGTCGCTCGGAGTCGCGTGGCTCTGGTTCATTCGAATTCCCGTCGTCATCGCACTGGTCGTGCTGGTCGCACTGAACGCGTGGGACTACTACGGATTCCTGACCGGCGGCTTCGCTGACTGGTTGAGTACGAACCTCTGATCGGCCGCTCCGGTTCGAACGATTCCGTTTCCGGATCGCTTACGCTTCGCCGTACACCGGTACGGCAGCGCCGCTGGTCACCGCCGCGCCGTCGCTACAGAGGAAGGCCATCACGTCCGCGATCTCGGGCGGATCGACCCACGCGTCGTGATCCGCGTCGGGCATCATCTCGCGGTTCATCGGCGTGTCGATCACGCTCGGCATGACGCAGTTGGCCCGCACGGTCCCGCGGTTTTCGGCGGCCAGTGTCTCCGTCAACAGTCGGATACCCGCTTTCGTGATCCGATAGGGGCCGTCGCCCTCACCGCCCTCGAGCGAGGAGCGGGCGCTGATACTAACGATCGCGCCCTCGGACTCCTGGAGGTGGGGGAGGGCGTGTTTCGAGGCGAGGAAGGCCGTCTTCAGGTTGATGTTCAGCAGGAGATCGAACTCCTCGAGAGCGGTGTCCTCGACGTGGTCGCCGCCGCGCCACGTCCCCGCGATGTTCAGCAGGTGGTCGATCCGGCCGTGGTCGTCGACGATCGCGTCCATCAGGTCGGCCACGTCGTCCTCGTCGGTCAGATCGGCCTCGTAGAACGCGAAGGCGGCGTCGTCGGCCGGGTCGCGCTCGAGTTGACTGTCCCCGTCGTCGGGCGCGATCACGTCGACGGCACAGACCGTCGCGCCCGCCTCGCGGAAGCGATCGACGGCGGCGCTGCCGAGCGCTCCGCTCGCACCGGTGATCACCGCGACGGTTCCGTCGAAGTCGACGTCGAACTCGGATGTCGCTACCATACGCTACGATGTGCGGTCTGCGTGCATTAAAGTCGGGGGCGGTGGCGGTCGCCGCGGGGCGACCGGTTCGCTACAGGGCGGCCGTCGGCATTAGGGCCCGCTCGAACCAGAACTCTGCGACGGCGGTCGCCAGCTCGTCGTAGCCGGCTTCGTCGGTCGGCTTCGGGAGATACGCGTTCGCCGCGAGATCGTAACTCTCGCGGATATCCTCACCGTTCGTCGAACGGGTCACCACGAGGATGGGAATTCGGGCAAGCACTAATTCGTCCGAAACCGCTTCGAGGAGCTCGAGGCCCCCCATTCGCGGCAGATCAAGATCCAGAAAGACGAGATCCGGCAGCGACGACGGCTCGTCGGTACAGTCGGTCAACAGCGCTAGCGCTTCCGCTCCGTCGGCGGCGACATCGATCGAGATCCGGTGGTCCAGTTCGGCGAACGCTTCGTGTAGGCGTCGAACGTCGCCTGAATCGTCTTCGACGACGAGCACATCGATCGGACCGGCAGGTTCATCGCTCATGTGTATATCCCGGCAGAAACGCAATCCAGAGCGGACACATTCGTCGGTCCCGTCTACTCAGAGGGAGTTGTTAAGCGTGGTTGCTAGGTAATTTGGAACTCGCCAGCGAAGCGGAGTTCGAGCGTCAGTCGTCGACGGTCGTCACCGACACCCGCCGCGTTCGCGGGCCATCGCATTCGACGAGCAACACCGACTGCCACGTCCCTAGCGCCGGCGTTCCGTTCTCGATCGGAATCGTCACGTCCGGTCCGACGAGCGCCGCCCGCAGGTGCGAGTCCGCGTTGCCGTCCAGTTCGTCGTGTGCGTGTCCCTCGTCGGGAACGAGATCTCGAAGAAACGACTCGAGGTCGCCGCGCAATCGCGGTTCGTTCTCCTGGACGACCAAGCCAGCCGTCGTGTGTTCGACGAAGGCCGTACAGGTGCCCGACTCGCAGTCGTCCGGTACGGCCGCGGCGATGTAGTCGGTCACGTCGACGGTCGTCAGCCGCGAATCGGTTTCGACGGAAAACGTCATAGTTAGACGGACGGCCGCGACGATTACGAAAGTTGCTCGAGCGCCCAGTCGGCGCGGTCGCGGACGTTCGGAGCCGGATCCGCCGTGGAGAGGTCCGCGAGTCGGCCAGCCGCCGCGTCCACCCGCCCGTTGCCGATCGCGACGCAGGCGTTCGCACGGACGTGGGCGTGGTCGTCCGAGAGCAACTCGAACAGCGCCTCTCGGACGGGCTCGACCGCCGTGGGATGTGTGGCGGCGACGCGCGCGATCGTGATCGCAGCGGTCGCCCGGGTATCGGGGTCGTCGCAGGAAAGCGCAGCCCCGAGGTCCCGACAGACCGGCTCGACCGCGGCGGGCGCCCGGTCGGCCACGTCGCCGAGACAGCCCAGCGCGTCGTACCGCAGGGCGGCGTCGTCGTGGTCGACGAGTCCGGCGGCGTGGTCGACGAACTCGAGGGAGGGCAACGTCGCGTCCGATCGCGCCAGTCGGCCAAGCGCCTGCAGCGCCGGCCGGCCGTTGTCAGCCGGATTCGCCACCAACGCGTCCGTCAGGACCGACGCTGCCGGCTCGAGCGCGGTCGGATGCGCTCGCGAGACGTGTGCCAGCGTCCGTAGCCCCCACCGATCGTAGCCACGGCGCTGCTCCAGTACGTCGGCGATCGCCGCGGTGTGGTCGGCCACAGCGTCCGATCGCTCGGCTGCGACGGCGGCGAGACAGCGAAGGAGTTCTCGCGTCACCGGCTGTTCGGTGCGCTCGGTCGCGATGGCCACGATCGCGTCGGCCGACGGTGCGACATCGTCGGGCGCCTCGGCCGCGAGATCGGCGAGACAGGCGGCGACCTCCTCGTGAAAGTCGAGTTCGGGTCGCTCGAGCAGTGCGCGGAGTTTCGGGACGGTCGGGA
Proteins encoded in this window:
- a CDS encoding sodium-dependent transporter, with protein sequence MAQRESWATRTGFILAAVGSAVGLGNIWRFPYQVGEQGGAAFLVMYLLLVVGVGFPVILVEFVVGRYTERNPVGALKRIGRGAWTKIGWVFITAGFVILSYYSVVAGWTLRYVLIGLGGGYSATDAPAQFGQVATGLDAVALHAIFMAAVVAIVALGIQRGIELSVKVMVPAIIIISIGLAVYAFTLEGAGDAYAYYLSPEFSTIANNWTTILPAAAAQAFFTLSLGMGVMITYASYLGEDRNLAEDAGIIAALDTFIAFTAGLIAFPVLFAAGIEPGASGPSLIFVSLASAFGGLPLGGILGAIFFATVAIAALSSAISIMEVVVAYLIDERGVGRVPATAALGTAMFLVGVPAALDLVFISLYDGFANSILLMLGGLLLSIFVGWVVPDLALEEIGKGIKDVGSLGVAWLWFIRIPVVIALVVLVALNAWDYYGFLTGGFADWLSTNL
- a CDS encoding adaptin domain-containing protein yields the protein MDGDRGEAVERRGGGAAGIDLPSVLAQLDSTAPTEQRSAVRRIRTVIDEQERPAACVPTVPKLRALLERPELDFHEEVAACLADLAAEAPDDVAPSADAIVAIATERTEQPVTRELLRCLAAVAAERSDAVADHTAAIADVLEQRRGYDRWGLRTLAHVSRAHPTALEPAASVLTDALVANPADNGRPALQALGRLARSDATLPSLEFVDHAAGLVDHDDAALRYDALGCLGDVADRAPAAVEPVCRDLGAALSCDDPDTRATAAITIARVAATHPTAVEPVREALFELLSDDHAHVRANACVAIGNGRVDAAAGRLADLSTADPAPNVRDRADWALEQLS
- a CDS encoding response regulator, giving the protein MSDEPAGPIDVLVVEDDSGDVRRLHEAFAELDHRISIDVAADGAEALALLTDCTDEPSSLPDLVFLDLDLPRMGGLELLEAVSDELVLARIPILVVTRSTNGEDIRESYDLAANAYLPKPTDEAGYDELATAVAEFWFERALMPTAAL
- a CDS encoding SDR family oxidoreductase — protein: MVATSEFDVDFDGTVAVITGASGALGSAAVDRFREAGATVCAVDVIAPDDGDSQLERDPADDAAFAFYEADLTDEDDVADLMDAIVDDHGRIDHLLNIAGTWRGGDHVEDTALEEFDLLLNINLKTAFLASKHALPHLQESEGAIVSISARSSLEGGEGDGPYRITKAGIRLLTETLAAENRGTVRANCVMPSVIDTPMNREMMPDADHDAWVDPPEIADVMAFLCSDGAAVTSGAAVPVYGEA
- a CDS encoding secondary thiamine-phosphate synthase enzyme YjbQ; protein product: MTFSVETDSRLTTVDVTDYIAAAVPDDCESGTCTAFVEHTTAGLVVQENEPRLRGDLESFLRDLVPDEGHAHDELDGNADSHLRAALVGPDVTIPIENGTPALGTWQSVLLVECDGPRTRRVSVTTVDD